ACTACCTGCGCATCCAGAGCTACGCCCTCACGCAGGGCCGCACCTTCTCGCCGGCCGAGCTAAGCACCGGGGCCAACGTGGCCGTCATCGGCCAGGAAATGAAGGAGAAGCTCTTTCCGCAGGCTAGCCCTGTCGGCAAGTATATCTACGCCCTGGGCAAGCGCTTTCAGGTAGTGGGCCTGCTCGAAAAGAGCGGCAGCACGATGGGCGGCTCGGGCGGGGCCGACCGCCTGCTGCTGGTGCCGCTCGAAACCGGCAACCAGCTACCCCGCACCGGCGCCCTCACCTACGACGTGAAAACGGCCACGCCCACGGCCGGCTCGCTCGCCTTTCTGCAAAGCCAGGCCACCGGCGTGATGCGCGCCGTGCGCAACGACCGCCTGGGCCAGGAAGACTCATTCGACATCGAAAGCCCCGAGTCGCTCACCGGCACGCTCGACTCGCTCACCGGCAAGATGCAGCTAGCCGGCGGCATCATCGCCTTTCTGGCGCTGCTCGGGGCCAGCATCGCGCTCATGAACATCATGCTGGTGTCGGTGACCGAGCGCACCCGCGAAATCGGCATCCGCAAGGCGCTGGGGGCTACCGCGCGGCAGGTGCGGCTGCAGTTTCTGCTCGAAGCCATCGTTATCTGCGTGCTGGGCGGCCTGTTTGGCATTCTGCTAGGGGTGGGCGCCGGCAATGGCGTGGCGGTGCTGGCGGGCAGCAAGACCTTTTTCGTGCCCTGGGGCTGGGTAGGGTTGGGGCTCACCATCTGCGTAACGGTGGGTTTGCTGGCCGGCTCGTATCCGGCCGGCAAAGCCGCCGCGCTCGACCCGATTGATAGCCTGCGCTACGAGTAGCTTATCCGTTTCCTTTTTCCAAGCCTTTGGTAACGCCCGGCCATGAACGAAGTATTACGTGATAAGAGCTTTCGACTGGCCATTGGCCTAACCTTTTTCTTTTTCGGAACCGGAATTATTTTTTTGTTCGGGGGGCTGGCGCAGTATGGGATAGTATTATTCGTACTGTTGCCCATCGTGCTAGGGGTAGCCCTCGGAGCTATGCCAAAAGCAAAATACACGCTGGGGGGTGCCCTGGCCGCCACCCTGCTTACCCTGCTGGCCTCGTTCGTGCCCGGGCTATCGGGCCTGCTCTGCATCGTTATGGTGCTACCCCTTATGGTGCCGCTCATCTTTTTGGGTTACGTCGTCTCGCATTTGGCACGGCGTTATCGGCAGCTGCAGGGCACTAGCAGGCTGCCGGTACTGGTGCTGCCGCTTGGCCTGTTTCTGGTAGCCGCGCCCACCGAAACCTACTTCACCAAAGACGCGACAGCTACCGTGGCCGTCAGAACCGAACAGGTATTTGCCTACTCGCCCCGGCAGGTCTATGAGTGCATCAAAGCCGTGGACACCCTCGATGCCCCGAAGCCGCTACTCATGCACCTCGACCTGCCTATTCCCACCCGGTGCGTGCTGGAAAAAGAAGCGGTTGGCGGGCGGCGCACCTGTTATTTTAAGGGAGGCAACCTAAGCAACCGCGATTTTGGCGGTGGCACCATTACCGAGCAGATAACAGCCCTGAAAAAAGGCAAGGTTCTGGAGATGAAAGTAATAGATTATAATCTGGTCGGCCGTAAATGGCTCGGCTTCCGCGCCGCCAATTACTACTTTGATAGCCTGGGTAGCAATAGCTGCAAGCTCACGCGCATTACCATCTACACCTCGGTTCTTAGGCCGCGTCGGTACTGGCAGCCGCTCGAAGTGCTAGGCATCAGGCAAGAGCACGAATACGTGTTCAACAATCTGGCCCGCGACCTGCGCCGCCGGTATGCGAATGCTAGCCAGTAAGAAGGAAGGAGTTAAGTCGGGAAGCGTTTAGCTTTTACATTTGTGCAACTTACCATTTGTGCAAATGCCTGCTCCTGAGTCCATCGGCCAACGTTTTACCCAGCTCATTCAACAGCTGGGAATGAGTAAAAATGCCTTTGCGCAGTCGCTGGATAAGACAGCCACTGTTATTCAACACCTGGTAGACGAGCGCAACAAGCCCGGCTATGACCTACTGTGTAAGGTGTTCGAAACGTACCCAAATGTGTCGAAAGACTGGCTGCTGCTCGGCCAAGGACCAATGTTGGTGACGGAGAGAGCCCCTGCTGAGCCGGCTAGCCCCGTTGCTACGCCTGCTTCCACGCCCCCGGCCGCCGACTTGTTTGCCCCTCCCCAGCCAGCAATTGCATCAGCCGCTGTGCCCCCCGTAGCAGCCGAAGCGCCGACGCCCACGCCGGTGGCCCCGGCGCCCTCAGCGGCGGCAACCCCCGTAGCGCCGCCGATGCCAGTGGCTAGCCCCGCGCCGACAGCGCCGGCACCCGACCCGGCCTACCTCACGGTTGCGCTCCAAACCCAGTATCTCCAGCACCAGCTAGCCTTGGCCGAGCAGCGCAACCAGCACCTGCTCGAACAGCAAGCTCTCATGCAGCAGCTCGTAGCGGTGCTGCAACGAAATGTCTGAACCGCGGATGCTTCGGATTCAGCGGATTTTAGAGACAATTATTTTTGTGTCATTGGCTAGCCCCCGCCAGTGAAGGCAAATAACCATCCTAAACCAACAAGGCCACCCGTGGGGGTGGCCTTGTTGGTTTAGGATGGCTTCAAAATTCGTGTAATTATTTAATAATTAGCTAAATACGTGATTTAGGCAAACAGACCTACTTCCTCGGCCTCCATCAGTCCTAGCGCATTCACCTGGGTGAGGCGCAGCGGCCGGATTTCGCCCACCAGCAGCGGGTCGTACTTGGCCGCCACGCGGATGTAGTTGGGTGTGTAGCCTTCCACGCGGCCATCGGTCACGTCATCTTCAAACAATACCTCGGTTTCGAGGCCGGTGTGCTGCTCGTAGAAAGCCCGCTTCTTCTTTTCCAACAGGCTGCGCAGCTGGGTGGTGCGCTCGGTGCGCACGCGCTCGGGCACGCGGCCGGGCAGGGTGGGGGCCAGCGTATTAGCCCGCTCCGAGTAGGGGAAAACGTGCAGGTAGCTGATGGGCAGCTCGTTGAGAAACTGGTAGGTTTCCAGAAAGTCGGCCTCCGTTTCGCCCGGAAAGCCTACAATTACATCGACCCCGATGCCGGCGTGCGGCATTAATTCCTTGATGCGGGCCACGCGGTCGGCGTAGAGCGCGCGGCGGTAGCGGCGGCGCATCAGGCCCAAAATCTTATCCGACCCGCTTTGCAGCGGCAGGTGGAAGTGCGGCATAAAGCGCCGCGACGCCGCCACGGTCTGGATAACCTCGTCAGTCAGCAGGTTAGGCTCGCACGAGCTGATGCGGTAGCGGCGCATATTCTCCACCTTCTCTAGTGCCTGCACCAGTTGGGTAAAGTTTTCGCGGCGCTCGCGCTCGGGGCCTTGCAGGCCAAAGTCGCCCAGGTTTACCCCCGTGAGCACTACTTCCTGCACGCCCTGGCCAGCCAGCTTTTCCACGCGCTCGACCACCGAGGCCACGCTACCCGAGCGGCTAGCTCCCCGCGCCAGCGGAATGGTGCAGAATGAGCACGAATAGTCGCAGCCATCCTGCACCTTCAAAAAGGTGCGCGTGCGCTCGCCCAGCGACTGCGCCGGGTGAAACTCGTGCGCCGCGCTGATGGGCGAGGCAAATACCCGACCCGGCCCGGTGGCACCAGCCTCTGGCAATTCCAGCTCGGTTAGAATCTCGGCCAGCCGGAATTTCTCGGCTGCGCCCAGCACGGCGCCCACGCCGGGAATGTTAGCAATTTCCGCGGGCTTGAGCTGGGCGTAGCAGCCCACAATGGCCACGAAGGCCTGCGGATTGTGCTTGAGCGCCTGCTGCACCACGCGCCGACACTTGCGGTCGGCGTGGTCGGTGACGGAGCAGGTATTCACCACGTACACATCGGCGCCCTGCTCAAACTCGACGCGGCGCACGCCGCGCTCCTCAAACTGCCGGCCCAGAGCCGACGATTCGGAGAAATTGAGCTTGCAGCCCAGCGTATAAAAAGCAACGGTTTGGGGAGTCATGAGCCTGCAAAGATACGGCTGCTCCGGCGCCTAGCGCGCAGCAGGGCCTACCAGCTCGACAACTGCCGCCAGCACCCGCGCCGGTGCAATCTGGCTGATGTCGGGGTCCTGCGCGGGCGGGCTGAAATCACCGTGCGCAAACCGCGCCTCCTGGCTGGGCGGAAACAAGCACTGGCACGGCGCCCGCAAAAGAGCCGGCGGATAAGGAAAAAACTTGCCGTAGTTCTCGCCCATCAGCAGCACCAAGCAGGGCGTGCCGGCCTGCGCCGCTAGGTGGGCGGCCACGGTGTCATTACTAACGAGCAGGCTAGCCCCCGCCACCAGCGCCGCCAAGCCCGGCAGGTCGGTCTGCCCGCAGCAGTTTTCCAGGGGTACCGTTGGCCCGGCCGCCTGCTGAATCTGCCGGGCCAGGTGGCCATCGGCGGGGCTGCCGGCCACTACTAGTCTATACTGAGGGCCATAGTGCTGCTGCAGGCGCTTGGCTAGCTGCGCAAAACGCCCGGTGGGCCAGCGCTTTTGCCGGGCGCTGGCCCCCGGAAAAAGCACGATATACGGCCCCGCCGCCTGCATGGCTGCCGCCGCGCTGGCCACGGAAGCAGGCAAGCCTAGCGGCGCTTCAGCGACGGGCGTAGTGCCGGCCCCTAGCCAGTGCTCGAAAAACTCGCGGTTGCGGTCGTACTCAAACAGTACCGCGGGGGTGCTGGGCAGCAGCCGGGTGTAGCCCGCGTCGAGCGCGGCAAACCACGGCCCCTTGTGGTGCTCACCCTGGCAAGCCACCCGCACCGGCGCCTGCAGGAAGCGAATAAAGTTTTCGGCCGTTGCCTCGCGCACATGCACCGGATAAATGACTTCGCCCGCACCGAGCGCGCCAACCGCCCGCACTGTTTCGGCCCGATAAGCCAGGTCGGTAGTAAAGCGCTTAAAATCAACGGCGAGTACTTCCGCAAATAAGTCGGCATCCCAGG
The genomic region above belongs to Hymenobacter sp. BRD128 and contains:
- a CDS encoding ABC transporter permease, giving the protein MSFLENIREALRSISGNLLRTILTALIVSIGLMALVGILTAIDAMRHSLGDTFASLGANAFEIKAKGYNNRFRRGGVQGKQYPPLSYLQATLYKKELTRREPGTVVGVSAFISGATEIKANGQKTNPNMQVVAGDENYLRIQSYALTQGRTFSPAELSTGANVAVIGQEMKEKLFPQASPVGKYIYALGKRFQVVGLLEKSGSTMGGSGGADRLLLVPLETGNQLPRTGALTYDVKTATPTAGSLAFLQSQATGVMRAVRNDRLGQEDSFDIESPESLTGTLDSLTGKMQLAGGIIAFLALLGASIALMNIMLVSVTERTREIGIRKALGATARQVRLQFLLEAIVICVLGGLFGILLGVGAGNGVAVLAGSKTFFVPWGWVGLGLTICVTVGLLAGSYPAGKAAALDPIDSLRYE
- a CDS encoding polyketide cyclase translates to MNEVLRDKSFRLAIGLTFFFFGTGIIFLFGGLAQYGIVLFVLLPIVLGVALGAMPKAKYTLGGALAATLLTLLASFVPGLSGLLCIVMVLPLMVPLIFLGYVVSHLARRYRQLQGTSRLPVLVLPLGLFLVAAPTETYFTKDATATVAVRTEQVFAYSPRQVYECIKAVDTLDAPKPLLMHLDLPIPTRCVLEKEAVGGRRTCYFKGGNLSNRDFGGGTITEQITALKKGKVLEMKVIDYNLVGRKWLGFRAANYYFDSLGSNSCKLTRITIYTSVLRPRRYWQPLEVLGIRQEHEYVFNNLARDLRRRYANASQ
- a CDS encoding helix-turn-helix transcriptional regulator, with product MPAPESIGQRFTQLIQQLGMSKNAFAQSLDKTATVIQHLVDERNKPGYDLLCKVFETYPNVSKDWLLLGQGPMLVTERAPAEPASPVATPASTPPAADLFAPPQPAIASAAVPPVAAEAPTPTPVAPAPSAAATPVAPPMPVASPAPTAPAPDPAYLTVALQTQYLQHQLALAEQRNQHLLEQQALMQQLVAVLQRNV
- the mtaB gene encoding tRNA (N(6)-L-threonylcarbamoyladenosine(37)-C(2))-methylthiotransferase MtaB, coding for MTPQTVAFYTLGCKLNFSESSALGRQFEERGVRRVEFEQGADVYVVNTCSVTDHADRKCRRVVQQALKHNPQAFVAIVGCYAQLKPAEIANIPGVGAVLGAAEKFRLAEILTELELPEAGATGPGRVFASPISAAHEFHPAQSLGERTRTFLKVQDGCDYSCSFCTIPLARGASRSGSVASVVERVEKLAGQGVQEVVLTGVNLGDFGLQGPERERRENFTQLVQALEKVENMRRYRISSCEPNLLTDEVIQTVAASRRFMPHFHLPLQSGSDKILGLMRRRYRRALYADRVARIKELMPHAGIGVDVIVGFPGETEADFLETYQFLNELPISYLHVFPYSERANTLAPTLPGRVPERVRTERTTQLRSLLEKKKRAFYEQHTGLETEVLFEDDVTDGRVEGYTPNYIRVAAKYDPLLVGEIRPLRLTQVNALGLMEAEEVGLFA
- a CDS encoding glycosyltransferase family 9 protein; amino-acid sequence: MLGTLLARFRQFRRQRRQQRHLHQLSRLDAAALASQAPPDASHVLVVRNDSIGDYLLYRPWLRRLSAEAHRRGQRLTLVAHALWAPLARAWDADLFAEVLAVDFKRFTTDLAYRAETVRAVGALGAGEVIYPVHVREATAENFIRFLQAPVRVACQGEHHKGPWFAALDAGYTRLLPSTPAVLFEYDRNREFFEHWLGAGTTPVAEAPLGLPASVASAAAAMQAAGPYIVLFPGASARQKRWPTGRFAQLAKRLQQHYGPQYRLVVAGSPADGHLARQIQQAAGPTVPLENCCGQTDLPGLAALVAGASLLVSNDTVAAHLAAQAGTPCLVLLMGENYGKFFPYPPALLRAPCQCLFPPSQEARFAHGDFSPPAQDPDISQIAPARVLAAVVELVGPAAR